The Candidatus Binatus sp. DNA window GATAGGGGGATCAAATCTCTGGGAGTCGGCGCGCGTTGACCGTTGCGCACCTCAGCGTAAATCGGCGCGTTGGAGATAGGGGTGGGGGGTGCTGCGGGCGAGGAGCGGTTCTGAAATGAAGGAACTTGCATGAGAGGAAAAACACCAACGCCGACGACGCTCAAGATCATGCGCGGCAACCCTGGTCGGCGCCCACTGAACCGCGACGAGCCGTCGAGTCCGCTGCTTAAGCGGATGCCGCCAGCGCCGGGCTTTCTTGACGACGAGGGCAAGCGAGCATGGTCTCTCGAAGGCCGGCGCCTGATCAAAGCCGGACTTCTGACCGCGCTCGACCTGACTATGTTCGGCACCTGGTGCATTTGGTATTCCAAGCGCGACATCGCCTCGCGCGCGGTCAATAAAAGCGGCCTGGTGATCAAAGCTGGCGGCGTCGGTAACCCGTACATTAACCCCTACATGTCCGTGATCTCGATGTGCTCGAAGGCGATGCATCAGATCGAGATCGAATTCGGCCTAAGCCCGGCCTCGCGCACAAAAGTTAAGTCGCTCAATCCCGCCCAGAGAAGTTTGTTCGATGCCCTGCTTGATGATGAGGAGGAGGCCGGCTCGTGATGGAGATTGAACTTTGGCCGATCGACCGCCCGGTTCCTTACTCGAAGAACCCGCGGAAGATTCCGCAGTCCGCGATCGACAAGGTTGCCGCGAGCATCAAGGAATTTGGCTGGCGCCAGCCGATCGTCGTCGATGCCGCCGGCGTTGTCGTGGTCGGCCACACCCGATTGCTCGCCGCACACAAGCTCGGCTTGCTCGAGGTCCCGGTGCACGTTGCCGCCGATTTGACCGAGGCGCAATGCCGCGCCTATCGCATCGCAGACAATCGCGCCGGCGAAGAAGCCCGCTGGGACGATAAATTACTAAAGCTCGAAATCAGTGAATTAGGTGTGCTCGCAGAGCTGACCGGGCTCGACCCCAAGGAAATGGGGCGCCTGGGCTTGGCCGAGGACGCCGCACAGGACCCCATTCCCGCGCCACCGGCTAGCCCTGTGGCGCGTTTGGGCCAAATCTGGCAACTGGGTAAGCATCGGCTCCTTTGCGGCGACTCTACGCGCCCGGAATACGTTTCACGCCTGATGGGCGATGAAAGGGCGATTTTGTTCGCGACTGACCCGCCGTATGCGATCGGGTACTCTGGCGGCTCGCATCCGGCCACGAGGGCGAACCGGGCCAAAGCCAACCGCGACAAGGACTGGTCGAAGGTCTACCACGAAGCTGGCCGAACCGCGTTCGAGAACGAGGACGCCGGCGGCGATAGCGGGCGCGCGTTCTATCTCGCCTTTTACAAAGTCGCGATCGAACGCGCGATCGCGCCTAACGCAGCCTGGTACTGTTGGCACGCGTCCACGAGGCAATCGATGCTTGAGGGCGTCTGGAACGAAGTCGGCGCGTTTCACCATCAGCAAGTCATCTGGTTCAAGAGTCGGCCCGTCCTAACCTACAGCGTTCTCATGTGGGCCCACGAACCCTGTCTTTTCGGCTGGGTTCGGGGCCAGAAGCCGCTCGTCGATCACAGCTATGGCAACCCAGGCACCGTCTGGGAGGTTCCGAACGCCGAGGTGGAGAGCAGCGACCATCCTACAAGTAAGCCTAACCGTCTTTTTGCCATTCCAATGGAGCTTCACACGCGCCCGGGCGACCTCTGTTACGAGCCTTTCAGCGGGAGCGGATCGCAACTCATCGCTGCCGAGCAGCTCGGGCGCCGCTGCTACGCGATCGAGCTGGAACCCCGCTTCGTCGACGTCGCGGTCTCGCGATGGGAAAAACTGACCGGCCAAAAAGCGACCATCGCGGATGTTATCGAACCAGACCAGGAGGCCAGCGGAGCTGGTTGAGGACATGAAATTTTGCAGACGTCTGCACATCCGCCCGCTTCGCTCGGGGACTATTTTAGACGTGACATCCAACGGTCTGTCTGAACATCATTCTCCTATTCGGAGGGTATTATGAGGAACTATCTTATCGCGTTTAGAGATTGGCTCTGGACCAGAGCGCGGTTGATGCCGAGGGATGAGGCCGCGCGACGGCTGGCTGATTACGACCTTGAAGCTACTACTGGAGAACTTTATTCATTCGGTAAGCTTCTCTTGGACGAAGGCATTCAGCGCACGGGCCAACTAGAATCCAAGGCAACTATAGTGGTCGGCTACAGCGGCGCACTTATTGCCTTTCTGCTGACTCAGCCAGCGACGACAAACTCTTTAGTATGGTGGGCAACTATCGTAGGAGCTGCGTGTG harbors:
- a CDS encoding phage terminase small subunit P27 family; this encodes MRGKTPTPTTLKIMRGNPGRRPLNRDEPSSPLLKRMPPAPGFLDDEGKRAWSLEGRRLIKAGLLTALDLTMFGTWCIWYSKRDIASRAVNKSGLVIKAGGVGNPYINPYMSVISMCSKAMHQIEIEFGLSPASRTKVKSLNPAQRSLFDALLDDEEEAGS
- a CDS encoding DNA modification methylase; translated protein: MEIELWPIDRPVPYSKNPRKIPQSAIDKVAASIKEFGWRQPIVVDAAGVVVVGHTRLLAAHKLGLLEVPVHVAADLTEAQCRAYRIADNRAGEEARWDDKLLKLEISELGVLAELTGLDPKEMGRLGLAEDAAQDPIPAPPASPVARLGQIWQLGKHRLLCGDSTRPEYVSRLMGDERAILFATDPPYAIGYSGGSHPATRANRAKANRDKDWSKVYHEAGRTAFENEDAGGDSGRAFYLAFYKVAIERAIAPNAAWYCWHASTRQSMLEGVWNEVGAFHHQQVIWFKSRPVLTYSVLMWAHEPCLFGWVRGQKPLVDHSYGNPGTVWEVPNAEVESSDHPTSKPNRLFAIPMELHTRPGDLCYEPFSGSGSQLIAAEQLGRRCYAIELEPRFVDVAVSRWEKLTGQKATIADVIEPDQEASGAG